Proteins encoded in a region of the Anaerolineae bacterium genome:
- a CDS encoding sugar ABC transporter substrate-binding protein, with protein sequence MRSHTLWIVTLFAIFSLLIAACAPITPAPAVLEEKPAQKVTIKLATWAGVGEANELQQILDRLNAASTTYEIVQESSPAEYWTKLQTTIAAGTAADLMWVDQEHLQDFAQKGALLDITDRLKADTRPAANLDDYFASSLERYMYKDRVYGLPWIAMPVMLYVNLDYAQAAGYDPETINDWDWDTFQEACVKMTLDANGKHPGEEGYDPANVKQYGFSVVPGWPPVQMWIWQAGGEVISADLKSSPIDSPEAIQGAQYLADLINKYKCTPEQSVISERGFGEMMAAGQVAMFMGGAADDFERKEGVRIKAFLLPKGPKNRDTWAWIGGMSIYAQTKNPDVAYEAFMDLSQAIHEWKIPSPRKSLATREGIIKATPYKEISADNIIANMPNMRAPRIFPGYAQWATIFGERFVDPLVRGQATAAELAPQVRPLLEEVLAQAAAQ encoded by the coding sequence ATGCGATCCCACACCTTGTGGATTGTCACACTCTTTGCTATCTTCAGCCTGTTGATCGCCGCCTGCGCGCCTATAACGCCAGCGCCGGCAGTGCTAGAGGAGAAGCCCGCCCAGAAGGTAACCATCAAACTGGCCACTTGGGCGGGAGTTGGTGAGGCCAATGAACTACAGCAAATCCTTGATCGGCTGAACGCCGCCTCCACTACCTATGAGATTGTCCAAGAGTCGAGCCCAGCGGAATATTGGACGAAACTGCAGACAACTATCGCCGCTGGCACCGCCGCTGACCTGATGTGGGTGGACCAGGAACATCTACAGGATTTTGCCCAGAAAGGGGCTCTGTTGGATATCACTGACCGCCTCAAAGCCGATACCCGTCCTGCAGCCAACCTGGATGACTACTTCGCATCTTCTCTGGAGCGCTACATGTACAAAGACCGAGTCTATGGTCTCCCTTGGATCGCCATGCCGGTCATGTTGTACGTGAACCTAGACTATGCGCAGGCAGCTGGTTACGATCCCGAGACGATCAACGATTGGGATTGGGACACTTTCCAAGAGGCCTGCGTCAAGATGACCCTTGACGCTAATGGCAAACATCCAGGTGAAGAGGGTTACGATCCTGCCAATGTGAAGCAGTACGGCTTCAGCGTCGTCCCTGGCTGGCCGCCAGTGCAGATGTGGATCTGGCAGGCAGGGGGGGAGGTGATTAGCGCCGATCTGAAGAGCTCCCCTATTGATAGCCCAGAGGCCATCCAAGGCGCTCAGTATCTGGCCGACCTTATTAACAAGTACAAATGTACCCCTGAGCAGTCGGTCATCAGCGAGCGGGGTTTCGGTGAGATGATGGCTGCCGGCCAGGTGGCGATGTTCATGGGCGGCGCTGCCGATGATTTTGAGCGCAAAGAGGGGGTACGCATCAAGGCCTTCCTTTTGCCCAAGGGTCCCAAGAATCGGGACACCTGGGCCTGGATTGGCGGCATGAGCATCTACGCTCAAACCAAGAATCCCGACGTGGCCTATGAAGCTTTTATGGATCTAAGCCAGGCCATCCATGAGTGGAAGATCCCTTCTCCGCGTAAGTCGCTGGCAACTCGAGAGGGAATCATCAAGGCGACCCCCTACAAGGAGATCTCTGCCGACAACATCATCGCCAACATGCCCAACATGCGTGCGCCGCGCATCTTCCCTGGGTACGCGCAGTGGGCCACCATCTTCGGTGAGCGCTTCGTAGATCCGCTGGTGCGAGGCCAAGCTACCGCTGCGGAATTGGCGCCCCAAGTCCGACCGCTGCTAGAAGAGGTGCTAGCCCAGGCCGCAGCTCAATAG
- a CDS encoding sugar ABC transporter permease → MQDYLPTFIRFLAVASGIGLTMAAVYTGLRALGVRGEAATGYALIMPWVLGFLIWTAFPIFASLYLSFTNYNVIQPPTWIGLQNYVRIFTKDIDFWPAIRITILYAFFSVPLGIAGSLLVAILLSTNIRGLGVYRTIYYLPSILPAVATALLWRWLFNPDAGLLNNLLRPIFGLFDLSPPNWFGNPRYVLPAFIIISLWGIAGSNMVIFLAALKNVPRHLYEAAEIDGANAWARFWSVTLPMITPVIFLQLVMGIIGALQIFTVAAFIRATPAAGKFMNILIYQAGFQQFRMGYASALAWILFALILALTLLVFRSSEAWVYYEGARR, encoded by the coding sequence CTGCAGGACTACTTACCTACGTTCATCCGATTCCTAGCAGTAGCTAGCGGTATTGGCCTCACCATGGCGGCTGTCTACACAGGCCTGCGCGCCTTGGGCGTCCGAGGGGAAGCCGCCACCGGCTACGCGCTGATCATGCCTTGGGTCCTAGGATTCCTGATCTGGACGGCGTTCCCCATCTTTGCTTCGCTTTATTTGAGCTTCACCAATTACAATGTGATTCAACCTCCTACGTGGATCGGCCTACAAAACTATGTCCGCATCTTCACAAAGGATATCGACTTCTGGCCTGCCATTCGCATTACCATCCTCTACGCGTTCTTCAGTGTGCCGTTGGGCATCGCCGGCTCGCTTCTAGTAGCCATCCTGCTCAGCACCAATATCCGCGGGTTGGGAGTGTATCGCACCATCTACTACTTGCCCTCCATCCTGCCAGCTGTAGCTACAGCCCTCTTATGGCGATGGCTCTTCAACCCCGATGCCGGCCTGCTGAACAACCTATTGCGGCCGATCTTCGGCCTTTTCGATCTATCGCCTCCCAACTGGTTCGGCAATCCTCGCTATGTATTGCCCGCCTTCATCATCATCAGCCTGTGGGGAATCGCTGGCAGTAATATGGTCATCTTCCTGGCCGCTCTGAAGAACGTTCCACGACACCTCTACGAAGCCGCAGAGATCGATGGCGCCAATGCCTGGGCTCGTTTCTGGTCAGTGACGCTGCCGATGATCACGCCGGTGATCTTTCTGCAATTGGTAATGGGCATCATTGGCGCCCTCCAGATCTTTACTGTGGCCGCCTTTATCCGAGCTACGCCAGCAGCCGGCAAGTTTATGAACATCCTCATTTATCAAGCAGGCTTCCAACAGTTCCGCATGGGCTATGCTAGCGCCTTGGCCTGGATCCTTTTCGCCCTTATCCTGGCCTTAACGCTGTTGGTGTTCAGATCTTCCGAAGCCTGGGTATACTACGAAGGTGCCAGGAGGTAG
- a CDS encoding carbohydrate ABC transporter permease: MARATQVSTRSRAAMLIEWRSSRYVRTLMVQTLAYLVVTAGAVVLMIPFAWMLSSSLKPLDRIFVEPPEWIPKPIMWRNYIDAWNALPFTRFLMNTLFVTLLGMGAGIFSSCLVAYGFARFRFPGRDVLFIVLLSTMMLPYVVTLIPTFVIWRNLGLINTYDPLVLGALFGGGPFFVFLVRQFMLTIPMEMEEAARMDGANTFQIFIRIMLPLIRPAMLAVGIFSFQGYWNDFLAPLIYLNDLPKYTMTLGMFFFLGGPNEPPRWHWLMAMSTVIAIPILAVFFLAQRYFIEGIALTGIKG, from the coding sequence ATGGCCCGAGCAACCCAAGTCTCGACAAGATCTCGCGCGGCCATGCTGATCGAATGGCGGAGCAGCAGGTATGTCCGCACCTTGATGGTTCAGACACTAGCCTACCTGGTCGTTACCGCTGGAGCGGTAGTGTTGATGATCCCTTTCGCTTGGATGCTTTCCAGTTCTCTTAAGCCGCTGGACCGTATCTTTGTAGAGCCGCCGGAGTGGATCCCTAAGCCGATCATGTGGCGCAACTACATTGATGCCTGGAATGCGTTGCCCTTCACCCGTTTTCTGATGAACACCCTCTTCGTGACTCTCTTGGGGATGGGAGCCGGCATCTTCAGCTCCTGTCTGGTGGCCTATGGCTTCGCCCGCTTTCGCTTTCCCGGGCGAGATGTGCTCTTTATCGTGCTCCTGTCCACCATGATGTTGCCCTACGTGGTGACCCTGATCCCTACCTTCGTCATCTGGCGCAACCTAGGCCTCATCAACACCTACGATCCTCTCGTGCTGGGCGCCCTCTTTGGCGGAGGTCCCTTTTTCGTCTTCCTAGTACGCCAGTTCATGCTCACCATCCCGATGGAGATGGAAGAAGCTGCGCGCATGGATGGCGCCAACACGTTCCAGATCTTCATCCGTATCATGCTGCCGTTGATCCGCCCGGCGATGCTGGCCGTTGGCATCTTCAGTTTTCAGGGCTATTGGAATGATTTCCTGGCTCCCCTGATCTACCTGAACGACCTACCTAAATACACTATGACCCTGGGCATGTTCTTCTTCCTGGGCGGGCCCAACGAGCCCCCTAGATGGCATTGGCTGATGGCCATGTCTACCGTCATCGCAATCCCCATCCTGGCTGTCTTCTTCCTGGCTCAGCGCTATTTCATCGAAGGGATCGCGCTCACCGGCATTAAGGGATAG
- the trmFO gene encoding FADH(2)-oxidizing methylenetetrahydrofolate--tRNA-(uracil(54)-C(5))-methyltransferase TrmFO yields MTTLIVIGGGLAGCEAAWQAAQRGVRVELYEMRPLRQTPAHVTDKLAELVCSNSLGSKLPDRASGLLKAELDRLGSLILACAEQTALPAGGALAVGREAFAELVTQRIESHPNIRVIRQEVTAIPTDRPVIVASGPLTSDTLAADIARLSGQEYLYFFDAIAPTVTAESINMEIAFRASRYGRGDEAEGDYINCPLNEEEYNRFVDALLEAETIELREFEQRMWEDPRFFEGCLPVEVLARRGRQALAFGPMRPVGLIDPRTGRRPYAVVQLRQDNLAGTLYNMVGFQTNLKWSEQRRVFRMIPGLENAEFVRYGMMHRNTFINSPVLLRPTLQWRDRDDLFFAGQITGVEGYMGNAGTGLVAGINAARLIHGQVPLAFPPTTMLGALCHYVTHADPKDFQPMKANFGILPPLREHIANKRLRYQAYVARALADLETFIRTHQLDREPALSLV; encoded by the coding sequence ATGACCACGCTGATCGTGATCGGCGGCGGGCTGGCCGGCTGCGAGGCTGCCTGGCAGGCTGCTCAGCGCGGCGTTCGGGTCGAATTATACGAGATGCGCCCGCTGCGCCAAACCCCTGCGCATGTGACCGATAAGCTGGCCGAGCTGGTGTGCTCTAACTCCCTGGGCTCCAAGCTGCCCGATCGGGCGTCTGGCCTGCTCAAGGCCGAGCTTGATCGCCTGGGCTCGCTCATCCTAGCCTGCGCAGAACAGACCGCGCTGCCAGCCGGGGGCGCGCTAGCCGTCGGACGTGAGGCGTTCGCCGAGCTGGTTACCCAGCGCATCGAAAGCCATCCGAACATCCGCGTCATCCGTCAAGAGGTGACTGCCATCCCTACCGATCGGCCGGTGATTGTGGCGAGCGGCCCTCTCACCTCCGACACGCTGGCTGCGGATATCGCCCGGCTGAGCGGGCAGGAGTACCTGTATTTCTTCGACGCGATTGCCCCAACAGTGACCGCCGAGTCTATCAACATGGAAATCGCCTTTCGCGCCTCTCGCTACGGCCGAGGGGATGAAGCGGAAGGCGATTACATCAACTGCCCGCTTAACGAGGAGGAATACAACCGCTTCGTGGACGCTTTGCTGGAGGCAGAGACCATCGAGCTGCGCGAGTTCGAGCAGCGCATGTGGGAGGACCCGCGCTTCTTCGAAGGCTGCTTGCCTGTTGAGGTGCTCGCTCGCCGGGGACGGCAGGCGCTGGCTTTCGGCCCTATGCGCCCTGTAGGGCTCATTGATCCGCGCACCGGCCGCCGCCCCTATGCGGTAGTGCAACTGCGCCAGGACAACTTGGCCGGCACGCTGTACAACATGGTGGGGTTTCAAACCAACCTCAAATGGAGCGAACAGCGACGTGTATTTCGGATGATCCCCGGGCTGGAAAACGCGGAGTTCGTGCGATACGGCATGATGCACCGCAACACCTTCATCAACTCCCCAGTGTTGCTCCGGCCTACCCTCCAGTGGCGGGATCGCGATGACCTCTTCTTCGCCGGGCAAATCACAGGAGTAGAAGGATATATGGGGAATGCTGGAACCGGGCTAGTCGCCGGGATCAACGCGGCACGGCTGATCCACGGGCAGGTGCCGTTAGCCTTCCCCCCCACCACGATGCTGGGCGCGCTCTGCCACTATGTCACGCATGCCGATCCCAAGGACTTCCAGCCGATGAAGGCCAACTTCGGCATTCTGCCACCGCTGAGAGAACACATCGCCAACAAGCGATTACGCTATCAGGCCTACGTAGCCCGCGCGCTGGCCGATCTTGAGACGTTCATTCGAACCCATCAGCTCGACAGAGAGCCGGCGCTAAGCCTGGTATGA
- a CDS encoding thymidine phosphorylase, translating to MRAVELIEKKRDGGELTAAEIEYFVRGYTAGDIPDYQAAALCMAIYFRGMTLRETADLTLAMARSGAMLDLHDVTPFIVDKHSSGGVGDKTTLVVGPIVAACGLPMGKLSGRGLAFSGGTLDKLESIPGFQTSLTVEHFKRQLREVGLVIAGQTAELAPADGKLYALRDVTGTVPAIPLIAASILSKKIAAGADAIVLDVKVGSGAFVKTLPEARRLAQLMVEIGTWLGRRMTALLSDMSQPLGRAVGNALEVIEAIETLRGGGPMDFREHALAVAAEVLATRREITGEPETERVQAEEALSSGAAWEKFRQFVAAQGGDVAVVDEPDRLSQARLRMPLLAPKAGYVQAIDAAAVGMAVVDLGGGRAKKGDPIDHAVGVIMRARVGDWIEAGQPLCEIHANDPERLMEAQARLTRAFVLGPEPTTPPPLIHGVVRARPREEVILPTVSPSDIP from the coding sequence ATGCGAGCTGTCGAACTCATTGAGAAGAAGCGAGACGGCGGCGAATTGACGGCTGCCGAGATCGAATATTTCGTGCGCGGCTACACCGCCGGTGACATTCCAGATTATCAGGCTGCGGCGCTATGCATGGCGATCTACTTCCGCGGGATGACCCTGCGTGAGACAGCTGACCTTACCCTGGCGATGGCTCGCTCTGGAGCCATGCTGGACTTACACGATGTAACCCCGTTTATCGTGGACAAGCATTCATCGGGCGGCGTGGGCGACAAGACCACGTTGGTCGTCGGCCCTATTGTGGCTGCCTGCGGACTTCCCATGGGCAAGCTATCGGGACGCGGGCTGGCTTTCTCCGGCGGCACATTAGATAAACTGGAGTCCATTCCCGGCTTTCAGACCTCTCTCACCGTTGAGCATTTCAAGCGGCAATTGCGAGAGGTTGGACTGGTAATCGCCGGGCAAACTGCCGAGCTGGCCCCAGCCGATGGTAAGCTGTACGCGCTGCGCGACGTCACCGGTACCGTGCCTGCGATCCCTCTCATCGCCGCGTCCATCTTGTCCAAGAAGATCGCCGCGGGAGCTGACGCCATCGTGCTAGACGTGAAGGTGGGATCGGGCGCATTTGTGAAGACGCTGCCCGAGGCGCGCAGGCTGGCCCAGTTGATGGTCGAGATCGGCACGTGGCTGGGTCGGCGGATGACTGCACTCCTCAGCGATATGTCGCAGCCATTGGGGCGGGCGGTCGGCAATGCGCTGGAGGTGATCGAAGCGATTGAGACATTACGCGGCGGCGGGCCGATGGATTTTCGAGAACATGCCCTGGCAGTGGCGGCTGAGGTCCTGGCCACGCGGCGCGAGATCACAGGGGAGCCGGAGACGGAGCGGGTGCAGGCTGAGGAAGCGCTATCCAGCGGGGCAGCCTGGGAGAAGTTCCGACAATTTGTGGCGGCGCAGGGAGGAGACGTGGCCGTCGTGGACGAACCGGATCGGCTGTCCCAGGCCCGGCTGAGGATGCCACTCCTCGCGCCGAAGGCCGGCTATGTGCAGGCGATAGATGCGGCGGCCGTGGGCATGGCTGTGGTGGATCTCGGCGGTGGGCGCGCGAAGAAGGGGGATCCAATTGACCACGCCGTAGGGGTGATCATGCGCGCTCGCGTTGGAGATTGGATCGAAGCCGGTCAACCTTTGTGCGAAATCCACGCCAACGACCCGGAACGGCTGATGGAGGCGCAGGCTCGGCTCACGAGGGCATTCGTCCTTGGCCCGGAGCCGACCACCCCACCGCCGTTGATTCACGGGGTCGTCAGAGCAAGACCGAGGGAAGAGGTGATCCTGCCGACGGTTTCACCCTCCGATATTCCGTAA
- a CDS encoding glycosyltransferase family 4 protein — translation MRVLMLSWEYPPHVVGGLGKHVMELLPAMARREDVQIHLLTPRWAGGEPQEMFGRVVAHRVQPPIVNGDIYTSAWQTNLALEQYAEKLWQESGPFDLIHAHDWLVAFAACALKRTHKTPLIATIHATERGRGRGHLGSDTARAIHHVEWWLTYEAWRVIACSEYMAGEIREFFACPADKIDVIPNGVDPTPFQAAARERLDAFRAMYALPEEQIVFNVGRVVHEKGVHVLVEAAPRVLAQIPTAKFVVAGRGPMLDHLRHRAWELGVGEKILFAGFVSDEDRNRLFALASCAVFPSLYEPFGIVALEAMAARCPVVVSEVGGLKEVVKHAETGITVYPDNPESLAWGIVHTLARPDWARQRAENAYRMVLELYNWDRIAGLTVDVYRRVVEERRRADW, via the coding sequence ATGCGCGTGTTGATGCTTTCCTGGGAATATCCCCCTCATGTAGTGGGCGGGTTGGGCAAACACGTGATGGAGCTATTGCCGGCCATGGCTCGCCGTGAGGACGTGCAGATCCACTTGCTGACCCCACGTTGGGCAGGTGGCGAGCCCCAAGAGATGTTTGGGCGCGTGGTGGCCCATCGCGTGCAGCCGCCCATCGTCAACGGCGACATTTATACCTCGGCCTGGCAAACGAACTTAGCACTAGAGCAGTACGCTGAAAAGCTCTGGCAAGAGAGCGGGCCGTTCGATCTGATCCACGCCCACGACTGGCTGGTAGCCTTCGCCGCTTGCGCGCTCAAGCGCACCCATAAGACGCCGCTCATCGCCACGATTCACGCCACAGAGCGTGGGCGCGGGCGCGGCCATCTGGGCAGCGATACGGCGCGGGCAATCCACCATGTGGAATGGTGGCTCACGTACGAGGCCTGGCGGGTGATCGCCTGCTCAGAATACATGGCCGGTGAGATCCGCGAGTTCTTCGCCTGTCCGGCCGATAAGATTGACGTCATCCCGAACGGGGTGGATCCGACGCCGTTCCAGGCAGCCGCGCGGGAGCGCCTAGATGCCTTTCGGGCTATGTATGCCTTGCCCGAGGAGCAGATCGTCTTCAACGTCGGGCGAGTGGTTCACGAGAAAGGGGTACATGTGCTGGTGGAGGCTGCCCCGCGCGTCCTGGCTCAGATACCGACGGCCAAGTTCGTCGTCGCCGGCCGCGGGCCGATGCTGGACCATCTCCGCCACCGTGCCTGGGAGCTGGGCGTGGGGGAGAAGATTCTGTTCGCCGGTTTCGTTTCGGACGAGGATCGCAACCGGCTGTTTGCGCTGGCCAGTTGCGCCGTCTTCCCATCGCTGTATGAGCCGTTCGGCATCGTAGCACTGGAGGCGATGGCAGCCAGATGCCCAGTGGTCGTCTCCGAAGTGGGAGGGCTGAAGGAGGTAGTTAAGCACGCGGAGACCGGGATCACGGTCTACCCGGACAACCCGGAGTCGCTGGCATGGGGGATCGTGCACACCCTGGCGCGGCCCGATTGGGCCAGGCAGCGCGCCGAGAACGCGTACCGGATGGTGCTGGAGCTATACAACTGGGATCGAATCGCCGGGCTGACAGTGGACGTGTATCGGCGGGTGGTGGAAGAGCGACGGCGAGCGGACTGGTAG
- a CDS encoding ABC transporter substrate-binding protein — translation MPRSTPPIIKIGMIAPFEGLYRPEGYAALYAVKLALRECNATGGVAGYRVELVALNDDGDPAQAALQARKLALDPDVMGIIGPFSRATTAAAGPPLAEAGLAWIAPASAPDAVIEAYPNAFRLFASDRALATALLEWVARQMGEGEGIWIPEIGDFAPPLLEAARRISNWDVWTSAALEDLPQPEPEVVALGGDAEQVADFLSPLTVKLDQSFLVGGPEAAGMVVMQRMGPAMPRLIWVTSLQNNTWPESFALGYQELAGSPPTPEAALTYDATRVLLDAIAYAAATVGLKKSSRLTRADVITALGATRWDGLNGLILFDIHGSWISAPLQLYQANHGQRFGPVQLFDR, via the coding sequence TTGCCTCGATCTACGCCTCCTATCATCAAGATCGGCATGATTGCGCCATTTGAGGGGCTCTATCGGCCTGAAGGCTATGCGGCGTTGTACGCGGTGAAACTGGCGCTGCGCGAGTGCAACGCAACTGGCGGTGTGGCTGGCTATCGGGTGGAGCTAGTAGCCCTGAACGATGACGGCGACCCGGCTCAGGCGGCCTTGCAAGCGCGCAAGCTGGCGCTGGATCCCGACGTGATGGGCATCATCGGCCCGTTTAGTCGCGCCACCACGGCCGCGGCGGGACCTCCCCTGGCCGAGGCCGGGCTGGCGTGGATTGCCCCCGCTTCAGCGCCAGATGCCGTGATCGAGGCGTATCCCAATGCCTTTCGACTTTTTGCGTCCGATCGGGCTTTGGCCACGGCGCTGCTGGAATGGGTAGCCAGGCAGATGGGAGAGGGTGAAGGGATATGGATCCCGGAAATAGGTGATTTTGCGCCGCCGCTTTTGGAAGCTGCTAGGCGGATAAGCAACTGGGACGTATGGACGAGTGCCGCGCTGGAGGATCTCCCACAGCCTGAGCCTGAAGTGGTGGCCTTGGGGGGGGATGCCGAACAGGTTGCCGACTTCCTCAGCCCACTTACGGTGAAGCTTGATCAGAGCTTCCTCGTGGGAGGGCCAGAGGCAGCCGGAATGGTGGTGATGCAGCGGATGGGGCCAGCGATGCCAAGGCTGATATGGGTGACCAGCCTGCAGAACAACACCTGGCCGGAATCTTTCGCGCTGGGCTATCAGGAACTGGCCGGCAGCCCCCCTACCCCAGAAGCGGCGTTGACCTACGATGCCACACGAGTGCTATTGGATGCCATCGCGTATGCAGCGGCGACTGTGGGCTTGAAGAAGTCCTCTAGGTTAACGCGAGCAGACGTGATAACAGCGCTCGGTGCGACGCGTTGGGATGGCCTAAACGGGTTGATCCTTTTTGACATCCATGGGAGTTGGATCAGCGCGCCATTACAACTATACCAGGCGAACCATGGGCAGCGTTTCGGACCGGTGCAGCTCTTCGATCGATAA
- the mltG gene encoding endolytic transglycosylase MltG, whose protein sequence is MVKPQGTRASKARFPSSDPSSPLRLLSLALRFLIFLLAISTVAGSGAIIWTHLQAQWADKPAPERAVALARAGGPQPLTLETLEDYAIELYLRLQEPALLRPAGTSKETVRFTVMPGETAAQIADRLEQQGLITNASLFRLYIRHEGIDARLEAGEFELSPSMTMPEIAAALQEAHIQEVTLTIPEGLRAEEVAELLQQAEVTDGASFLALVRSGEVPGLDLSEYDFLSDRPAGASLEGYLFPDTYRFPLRAQPAEILRIFLDNFGRRVTPELRQEAAARHLSLYSALTLASIVEREAVRADERPLIASVYLNRLAHNMFLNADPTVQYAMGYQPDTGKWWKSPVTLEEYNNVISPYNTYLNPGLPPGPICSPGLSAIEAVIRPAETDYLYFVATGDGSHVFARTPEEHQANVERYQGK, encoded by the coding sequence ATGGTAAAACCGCAAGGGACGCGGGCCAGCAAGGCGCGTTTTCCATCTTCTGATCCTTCATCGCCTCTTCGCCTGCTGAGCCTCGCTCTACGGTTCTTGATCTTTCTGCTAGCAATCAGCACCGTGGCCGGCTCAGGCGCCATCATCTGGACGCACTTACAGGCCCAATGGGCTGATAAGCCCGCCCCTGAGCGCGCAGTGGCGCTCGCGCGCGCGGGCGGCCCGCAACCGCTGACGTTGGAGACGCTAGAGGATTACGCGATCGAGCTGTATTTGCGCCTTCAGGAGCCGGCCTTGCTACGGCCGGCCGGTACCTCGAAGGAGACCGTCCGCTTCACGGTGATGCCGGGTGAAACCGCCGCCCAGATCGCCGATCGACTGGAACAGCAGGGGCTGATCACCAATGCGAGCCTTTTTCGGCTCTACATACGGCACGAGGGCATTGATGCCCGCCTGGAGGCAGGGGAGTTCGAGCTCTCGCCCAGCATGACTATGCCCGAGATCGCCGCAGCGCTGCAGGAAGCTCACATCCAAGAGGTGACCCTGACCATCCCCGAAGGGCTGCGCGCCGAGGAAGTGGCTGAGCTGCTCCAACAAGCCGAGGTGACCGACGGCGCCTCGTTTCTGGCATTGGTGCGTAGCGGTGAGGTGCCTGGCCTTGATCTAAGCGAGTATGACTTTTTGAGCGATCGGCCGGCAGGCGCCTCGCTAGAGGGCTATCTATTCCCCGACACCTATCGCTTTCCGCTGCGGGCGCAGCCAGCCGAGATATTGCGCATCTTCCTGGACAACTTCGGCCGTCGGGTTACCCCGGAGTTGCGGCAAGAGGCAGCCGCCCGTCATTTGTCGCTTTACAGCGCGTTGACGCTGGCCTCCATCGTCGAGCGAGAAGCAGTGAGAGCCGATGAGCGCCCACTCATCGCCTCGGTCTACCTGAACCGGCTTGCTCACAATATGTTCCTCAACGCCGATCCCACTGTGCAGTACGCGATGGGGTACCAGCCGGATACCGGAAAGTGGTGGAAAAGCCCTGTCACGCTGGAGGAGTACAACAACGTCATCTCGCCGTATAACACTTACCTGAACCCCGGTCTTCCCCCCGGACCTATTTGTAGCCCAGGCCTTTCGGCTATCGAAGCGGTGATCCGCCCCGCGGAGACGGACTACCTCTACTTCGTCGCCACAGGCGACGGTAGCCATGTCTTTGCCCGCACGCCGGAGGAGCATCAGGCGAACGTGGAGCGCTATCAGGGAAAGTAA
- the ruvX gene encoding Holliday junction resolvase RuvX, translated as MGALPHSGTGGLDGVAGPVMALDVGERRIGVAISDPLRVLATPIATLLRRSWDEDLAAITHLVRERGVTLILVGHPLNMDGSAGEQARRSERFARRLAEALGAGGPSVILWDERLSTQTAEERLRVGESVGRAGLDAVAAAVFLQEWLDTQRGPALFPPEMRGAEE; from the coding sequence ATGGGTGCCCTTCCGCATTCGGGTACAGGTGGATTGGACGGGGTCGCTGGGCCAGTGATGGCGCTGGACGTGGGCGAGCGCCGCATCGGCGTAGCCATCTCTGACCCGCTGCGCGTGCTGGCTACCCCGATCGCGACCCTGCTCCGTCGTTCCTGGGACGAGGACCTGGCGGCGATCACCCACCTGGTGCGCGAGCGTGGGGTCACCCTCATCCTCGTGGGGCATCCGCTGAACATGGATGGAAGCGCCGGAGAGCAAGCTCGGCGCAGCGAGCGATTTGCGCGGCGATTGGCAGAGGCGCTCGGGGCAGGAGGTCCGTCAGTGATCTTGTGGGATGAGCGTCTGTCTACGCAGACGGCGGAGGAGCGGCTACGCGTGGGAGAAAGCGTCGGCCGTGCCGGTTTGGACGCCGTCGCGGCTGCCGTGTTCTTGCAGGAATGGCTGGATACCCAACGAGGGCCAGCCCTTTTCCCGCCCGAAATGAGAGGCGCTGAGGAATGA